In a single window of the Streptomyces sp. CGMCC 4.7035 genome:
- a CDS encoding TniB family NTP-binding protein — protein sequence MSTFRHPGLAEPRNKEEWRRYRDSRAPEQPVMPPYEEYLKLSDDDKDDLNEDRDNYHSALAIIDTSQVKRLHYLMGRRMKANARRAAGARAGLVFDGPPTVGKSTLVKLFAARYERRLRRKYPERFQDGYESNGMVIDYTPVVYLSIPARATPKDLSVLLADYLGMVQRGRDTQTDITNHVLSVLSDVGTELVIIDDVHFLDMSAKEGRVVNDHLKYIANETAATFVYTGVDLEKSGLFLEGQAASRATQTSGRNTRYPVRKFGCKTAQEKLEWAETVKALEDTLVLYRHRPGQLVKLCSYFYDRTDGSICALTDLFRESAIEAVMSGEEAITRKLMDRIEISEYAQATYRKVVQQRRQKAAVGSKVAAS from the coding sequence ATGAGCACCTTCCGACACCCCGGCCTAGCCGAACCCCGCAACAAGGAGGAATGGCGGCGCTACCGCGATAGTCGCGCGCCCGAGCAGCCCGTCATGCCGCCGTACGAGGAGTACTTGAAGCTGTCGGACGACGACAAGGACGACCTCAACGAGGATCGCGACAACTATCACAGTGCGCTCGCGATCATCGACACTTCCCAGGTCAAGCGTCTGCACTACCTGATGGGACGCAGGATGAAGGCCAACGCCCGGCGGGCTGCGGGGGCCAGAGCCGGCCTTGTCTTCGACGGCCCTCCCACTGTCGGCAAGTCCACCCTCGTCAAGTTGTTTGCCGCCCGTTATGAGAGGCGGCTGCGCCGCAAGTACCCGGAGAGGTTTCAGGACGGCTATGAATCCAACGGGATGGTCATCGACTACACACCCGTCGTCTACCTCAGCATTCCGGCCAGGGCCACGCCCAAGGACCTCTCGGTACTGTTGGCCGACTACCTCGGCATGGTGCAACGCGGCCGGGATACGCAGACCGACATCACCAACCACGTGCTCTCCGTCCTGTCGGACGTCGGCACGGAGCTCGTGATCATTGATGATGTGCACTTCTTGGACATGTCCGCAAAAGAGGGCCGAGTGGTCAACGATCACTTGAAGTACATCGCCAACGAAACCGCGGCAACGTTCGTCTACACCGGCGTCGACCTTGAGAAATCCGGACTGTTCCTCGAAGGCCAGGCTGCCTCGCGGGCCACCCAAACCTCAGGACGAAACACTCGCTACCCGGTCCGCAAGTTCGGATGCAAAACTGCTCAGGAAAAGCTCGAATGGGCGGAGACCGTCAAAGCACTGGAAGACACTCTCGTGCTGTACAGGCACAGGCCCGGCCAACTCGTGAAGCTCTGTTCCTACTTCTACGATCGTACCGATGGCAGCATCTGCGCCCTTACCGATCTGTTCCGTGAATCCGCAATCGAAGCAGTCATGAGCGGGGAGGAAGCGATCACACGCAAGCTCATGGACCGCATCGAGATTAGCGAATACGCCCAGGCCACGTACCGGAAAGTCGTACAGCAGCGCCGCCAGAAAGCCGCAGTAGGATCGAAGGTGGCGGCAAGTTAG
- a CDS encoding Mu transposase C-terminal domain-containing protein produces MRLRSENGRTQTIMLSVLLADSSFRAAVEPPPTALMEPDAHPDPAGVLASLDKAVKDSALKLEAHLLEAMTGYSSGDPLSAAAGEPRPQYDPALPQVVRVQAKAQELGVTERWMWKLWARRAENGLWGLVDKRKARVSNPLRNLDPRVVQAIRDQAAAERADSSATIGYRFYRRTQNRLDADHGAGAVPLPSRDIFRRAVAHLLDISPSAPAYQRSSAANQPDRPFGNVIATRPGEVVMLDTTPLDVLAFDPGTTSTIRVELTVALDVATRSLLAWRLTPEGTKAIDIGLLLADVMTPEMMRPGWSDALRYQMLRVPYERLLTVDERLAEAAARPVIYPETLLYDHGKPYKSDVVWRACTRWKIDLQDARKLKPTDKPHVERLFKTIREQFAEHVAGYKGFNVAHRGRTAEEQARWTIDELTEFFAEYVIAVYQRRHHRGLTLHGFPDLRVSPNEAYAMALGSAGYVDCPREANVYFELLPIAKRVIHPYGVELNHLTYNADILYRYRKAKAPYPGELWPIRYDPRNLLHAYFLDPSDGRWHVLRWTHALGEHQPFTDITLREAKRLITLRGRAPEDQEAVAQALTDLQNRTDAPETWTAADRKRHTRDEHRGAAQSRDMQRDDAPVNSHPPLTAVPDAADEETEPGEWGDLDLSKVRAAEVWDPDAI; encoded by the coding sequence GTGCGCCTGCGCTCGGAGAACGGCCGCACGCAGACCATCATGCTGTCGGTCCTGCTCGCCGACAGCAGCTTCCGTGCGGCGGTCGAACCGCCGCCCACGGCACTGATGGAACCCGATGCCCACCCCGATCCAGCCGGCGTCCTGGCAAGCCTGGACAAAGCTGTGAAGGACTCTGCGCTGAAACTAGAGGCCCATCTACTCGAGGCCATGACGGGCTACAGCTCCGGCGACCCGCTCAGCGCGGCCGCGGGCGAGCCTCGCCCGCAATACGATCCTGCGCTCCCCCAAGTCGTCCGTGTTCAGGCCAAGGCACAGGAGCTGGGCGTGACGGAACGGTGGATGTGGAAGCTGTGGGCGCGGCGCGCGGAGAACGGTCTGTGGGGGCTCGTGGACAAGCGCAAGGCCCGCGTGTCAAACCCCTTGAGGAACCTCGATCCACGTGTGGTCCAGGCCATTCGTGATCAGGCGGCCGCCGAACGCGCTGACAGCTCCGCGACCATCGGCTACCGCTTCTACCGGCGTACTCAGAACCGTCTCGATGCCGACCACGGCGCCGGTGCCGTTCCGCTGCCGAGCCGGGACATCTTCCGACGCGCGGTGGCCCACTTGCTGGACATCAGCCCCTCTGCCCCGGCCTACCAGCGGTCCTCGGCCGCGAACCAGCCCGACCGGCCCTTCGGCAACGTCATCGCCACCCGCCCCGGCGAGGTGGTCATGCTCGACACCACCCCGCTCGACGTCCTCGCCTTCGACCCCGGTACCACGAGCACGATCCGCGTGGAACTCACTGTCGCTCTCGACGTGGCCACCCGTTCCCTCCTGGCTTGGCGGCTCACGCCCGAGGGGACCAAGGCCATCGACATCGGCCTGTTGCTGGCCGACGTCATGACCCCGGAAATGATGCGCCCCGGCTGGTCTGATGCCCTGCGCTACCAGATGCTCCGCGTCCCATACGAGCGGCTGCTGACCGTGGACGAGCGCCTGGCCGAGGCCGCCGCTCGGCCGGTCATCTACCCCGAGACGCTGCTCTACGACCACGGCAAGCCCTACAAGTCCGACGTTGTCTGGCGCGCCTGCACCCGCTGGAAGATCGACCTTCAGGACGCGCGCAAGCTCAAACCCACCGACAAGCCGCACGTGGAAAGACTCTTCAAGACCATCCGCGAGCAATTCGCCGAACACGTCGCCGGCTACAAGGGCTTCAACGTCGCGCACCGCGGCCGCACTGCCGAAGAGCAGGCCCGGTGGACCATCGACGAACTCACCGAGTTCTTCGCGGAGTACGTCATCGCCGTCTACCAGCGCAGACATCATCGCGGGCTCACCCTGCATGGCTTCCCAGACCTGCGCGTCTCCCCGAACGAGGCGTACGCCATGGCGCTCGGCTCGGCTGGCTACGTGGACTGCCCCCGCGAAGCCAACGTGTACTTCGAGCTGCTGCCGATTGCCAAGCGCGTAATCCACCCCTACGGGGTTGAGCTGAACCACCTGACGTACAACGCCGACATCCTGTACCGCTACCGGAAGGCCAAGGCTCCCTACCCCGGCGAACTGTGGCCCATCCGCTACGACCCGCGGAACCTGTTGCACGCCTACTTCCTCGATCCCTCCGATGGCCGCTGGCACGTACTGCGCTGGACCCATGCGCTCGGAGAGCACCAGCCGTTCACCGACATCACGCTGCGGGAGGCGAAACGGCTCATCACCCTGCGCGGCCGCGCACCCGAGGACCAAGAAGCGGTAGCTCAGGCTCTGACCGACCTACAGAACCGCACAGACGCACCAGAGACCTGGACCGCTGCCGACCGCAAGCGTCACACGCGGGACGAACACCGAGGTGCGGCACAGAGCCGCGACATGCAGCGTGACGACGCCCCCGTCAACAGCCACCCTCCGCTGACCGCCGTGCCCGACGCTGCGGACGAGGAAACAGAGCCCGGCGAATGGGGCGACCTCGACTTGAGCAAGGTCAGGGCCGCAGAGGTCTGGGACCCCGACGCGATCTAG
- a CDS encoding TnsA-like heteromeric transposase endonuclease subunit has translation MSPPRTRTLRPVRAARDRTFLQYYEPCGTERIIPASLAAAVAFENALPAREIPSHAGQHHTPGHYWSATTDRMIDYESYLESKWMKLLDFDPEVVSFSAQPFTIDSHDSDGAWRHTPDLFARRRDGSVLLLDVKEDGRMTVPAVICQARRTAELCQRIGWDYTMVGEPDALRWANVSWLAGYRRPLLAGKALVDRLLMLAQRSVPIGDLVSFQPVPELARSVTYHLMWHHQLAFDETRPLRDHTHVRAADPRSAA, from the coding sequence ATGAGCCCACCGCGAACACGCACGCTTCGACCGGTGCGCGCCGCTCGCGACCGAACTTTCCTCCAGTACTACGAGCCCTGCGGGACGGAACGCATCATCCCTGCCTCCCTGGCTGCCGCAGTCGCCTTTGAGAACGCACTCCCCGCCCGCGAGATCCCTTCTCACGCAGGACAGCACCACACCCCCGGCCACTACTGGTCCGCTACGACCGACCGGATGATCGACTACGAGTCGTACCTGGAATCGAAGTGGATGAAGCTGCTCGACTTCGACCCTGAGGTGGTTTCATTCAGCGCCCAGCCGTTCACCATTGACAGCCACGATTCCGACGGCGCCTGGCGACACACCCCAGATCTTTTCGCTCGTCGGCGCGACGGCTCGGTGCTGCTGCTGGACGTCAAGGAAGACGGGCGTATGACAGTGCCCGCCGTTATCTGCCAGGCCCGTCGGACGGCCGAGCTATGCCAGCGGATCGGCTGGGACTACACCATGGTGGGCGAACCCGATGCGCTGCGCTGGGCCAACGTTTCCTGGCTCGCCGGCTACCGCCGGCCCCTGCTAGCTGGGAAGGCTCTCGTCGATCGCCTGCTGATGCTCGCCCAAAGATCCGTGCCCATTGGTGACTTGGTGAGCTTCCAGCCTGTCCCCGAACTCGCGCGATCCGTGACTTACCACCTCATGTGGCACCACCAGCTTGCCTTCGACGAGACCCGTCCTCTGCGCGATCACACCCATGTGCGAGCCGCAGACCCACGGAGTGCCGCATGA
- a CDS encoding helix-turn-helix transcriptional regulator has translation MTIFPPDPDFEALRLELARLRAVRGWTYDELAARSGLARRTLIEIEQGRTIGTLKSWHALAHALGTPLDQLFGALCRGHEPPQSMNG, from the coding sequence GTGACGATCTTCCCGCCTGACCCGGATTTCGAGGCTCTGCGTCTGGAGCTGGCCCGGCTGCGTGCGGTGCGGGGATGGACCTACGACGAGCTTGCCGCCCGCAGTGGCCTGGCCAGAAGGACCCTCATTGAGATCGAGCAGGGTCGCACGATCGGCACCCTCAAGTCATGGCACGCCCTCGCCCACGCCCTGGGCACCCCGCTCGATCAACTCTTCGGCGCCCTCTGCCGCGGGCATGAACCCCCGCAGTCGATGAACGGCTGA
- a CDS encoding DUF6083 domain-containing protein translates to MHPSPVPCRWDSRPVPAHVRRSLCVDPDSPSRLLRCAQHDRCRECGNPVEWYQRARDRPVRLHPQELPAAAVPTDHRWHVSSGLACPSGDGSAWCRLTHASVCPARDAGAAAVPELARLRRTLAVNTRRLADAGSFTAAVPAGPAGRQPEDPCRPARPAVQILYVRYLAARPLDEIQCVAQTRRRDRCTFRMLASGGPAGVWRLVPATATQGQLALPAEVMAVYDLSSLPYGEQLRWRTQRCPQHAATPTAADLALTDWEPFDPLVHQAYVHRRLPTHSRRPHPGSGTQKAVR, encoded by the coding sequence ATGCACCCCTCACCCGTACCCTGCCGCTGGGACAGCAGGCCGGTCCCGGCCCACGTGCGACGCTCGCTGTGCGTCGATCCCGACAGTCCCAGCAGACTTCTGCGCTGTGCCCAGCACGACCGCTGCCGTGAATGCGGCAATCCAGTCGAGTGGTATCAGCGAGCCCGGGACCGTCCCGTCCGCCTGCATCCCCAGGAGTTGCCGGCGGCGGCGGTACCCACCGACCATCGCTGGCACGTCAGTTCCGGCCTTGCGTGTCCCTCCGGAGACGGCAGCGCCTGGTGCCGACTGACCCACGCCAGCGTCTGCCCGGCCCGTGACGCCGGTGCCGCCGCGGTGCCCGAGCTGGCGAGACTCCGTCGGACGTTGGCCGTGAACACGCGTCGCCTGGCGGACGCCGGAAGTTTCACCGCAGCGGTACCGGCGGGCCCTGCGGGCCGGCAGCCGGAGGACCCTTGCCGGCCCGCCAGACCCGCCGTCCAGATCCTGTACGTCCGCTACCTCGCCGCACGCCCTCTGGACGAGATCCAGTGCGTGGCCCAGACCCGACGACGTGACCGATGCACCTTCAGGATGCTCGCTTCCGGCGGCCCGGCAGGTGTCTGGAGACTCGTTCCCGCAACCGCCACTCAGGGGCAACTGGCTCTGCCTGCCGAGGTGATGGCCGTGTACGACCTGAGTTCCCTGCCATACGGCGAACAACTCCGCTGGCGAACGCAACGCTGCCCCCAGCACGCAGCCACCCCAACAGCCGCGGACTTGGCGCTGACGGACTGGGAACCCTTCGACCCGCTCGTCCACCAAGCGTACGTACACCGGCGTCTTCCCACCCACAGCCGTCGGCCACATCCTGGCAGCGGGACGCAGAAGGCGGTCCGGTGA
- a CDS encoding UvrD-helicase domain-containing protein gives MHTPTDEQAHAVDTFRDGHHMVLQAGAGTGKTSTLGLLAASTRRRGRYLAFNKDIADDAAARFPRSVQCRTAHATAFAALGHRFARRLSSPRHSAWRVGHALGVGAPLRIGDHEISHRTLSHTVLRTVTRFCQSADNTPAPHHVPTLRRLSTPSERDQLAEAVLPFVGKAWKDLQNPDDGVVRFEHDHYLKMWALTEPRIEADFLLLDEAQDTNPVLEQVFAAQRGHAQLVMVGDSAQAIYGWRGARDVMTGFDATHLTLTRSFRFGPLLAEQANRWLALTDAPIRLTGTDTIPTKVGLVICPDAVLCRTNIGVMTEVMRQLESGRRVALARGGQTLLALARAARDLKEGQRTSHPELVLFASWGELQEYAEYDPAGRDLQPFVELVDTHGPEAIIAAVDALTGEDKAEVTISTAHKAKGREWLKVRIADDFPPPPDSDQLDDSGHPIPEPVSDTDARLAYVAVTRARTQLDLGGLAWIENQPAPVDGA, from the coding sequence TTGCACACGCCGACCGATGAACAGGCCCACGCCGTCGACACTTTCCGGGACGGTCACCACATGGTGCTGCAGGCCGGTGCCGGCACCGGTAAGACCAGCACACTGGGTCTGCTGGCCGCGAGTACTCGACGCCGAGGCCGCTATCTCGCTTTCAATAAGGACATTGCGGATGATGCCGCCGCCCGGTTCCCGCGCTCCGTGCAGTGCAGGACCGCACATGCTACGGCCTTCGCGGCCCTTGGCCACCGGTTCGCTCGCCGGCTCAGCAGCCCGCGCCATTCGGCCTGGCGGGTCGGGCACGCCCTCGGTGTCGGAGCCCCCTTGCGCATCGGTGATCACGAGATCAGCCACCGGACCCTCTCCCACACCGTCCTGCGTACGGTCACTCGCTTCTGCCAGTCCGCGGACAACACCCCGGCTCCCCACCACGTGCCGACACTGCGAAGGCTGAGTACACCGAGCGAGCGGGACCAACTTGCGGAAGCTGTCCTGCCGTTCGTCGGAAAGGCGTGGAAGGATCTACAGAACCCCGACGACGGAGTGGTCCGCTTCGAGCACGACCACTACCTGAAGATGTGGGCCCTGACCGAGCCGAGGATCGAGGCCGATTTCCTTCTCCTCGACGAAGCCCAGGACACCAACCCTGTTCTGGAGCAGGTCTTCGCCGCACAACGCGGACACGCCCAGCTGGTCATGGTCGGTGACTCCGCCCAAGCCATCTACGGGTGGCGAGGCGCCCGGGATGTAATGACGGGCTTCGACGCCACTCACCTCACCTTGACCCGCTCCTTCCGCTTCGGCCCGCTCCTGGCCGAACAGGCCAACAGATGGCTCGCGCTCACCGACGCGCCGATCAGGCTGACCGGCACCGACACCATTCCAACGAAGGTTGGCTTGGTCATCTGTCCGGACGCGGTGCTGTGCCGCACCAACATCGGCGTCATGACCGAAGTCATGAGGCAGTTGGAAAGCGGCCGTCGGGTGGCTCTGGCCCGGGGTGGGCAGACACTTCTTGCGCTGGCGCGCGCCGCCCGGGATCTCAAGGAGGGCCAGCGCACATCCCACCCCGAACTGGTTCTCTTCGCTTCATGGGGGGAGCTGCAGGAGTACGCGGAATACGATCCCGCCGGCCGCGATCTCCAGCCGTTCGTGGAGCTCGTCGACACCCACGGGCCCGAAGCCATTATTGCTGCTGTCGACGCGCTGACCGGTGAAGACAAAGCCGAGGTCACGATCTCCACCGCTCACAAGGCAAAAGGCCGGGAGTGGCTCAAGGTCAGGATCGCTGACGATTTTCCCCCGCCGCCGGACAGCGACCAATTGGACGACAGCGGCCACCCGATCCCGGAACCTGTGAGCGACACTGACGCCCGTCTCGCCTACGTCGCCGTCACTCGCGCCCGGACCCAACTGGACCTCGGAGGGCTTGCATGGATCGAGAACCAACCAGCCCCTGTCGACGGCGCCTGA
- a CDS encoding helix-turn-helix domain-containing protein, which yields MPGGTRRAQKPRDYVVSGGWPHAMMLPHCGALVAQAIARRLAEAMTDQQMSANALARKSGVNRQVIANVLNGTVWPDMLTVVDLEGALGVMLWPDHLEWKIPVTGAVAAMGELVIAAAPSS from the coding sequence GTGCCTGGAGGAACGAGACGTGCCCAAAAGCCGAGAGACTACGTGGTCAGCGGTGGCTGGCCGCATGCCATGATGCTGCCGCACTGCGGCGCCCTCGTCGCCCAGGCCATCGCGCGCAGGCTCGCCGAGGCCATGACGGATCAGCAGATGAGCGCGAACGCGCTGGCGCGCAAGAGCGGAGTCAATCGTCAGGTGATCGCGAACGTTCTCAACGGGACGGTGTGGCCGGACATGCTCACCGTGGTGGATCTGGAGGGCGCGCTAGGTGTCATGCTGTGGCCGGACCATCTGGAGTGGAAGATCCCCGTTACTGGTGCCGTGGCCGCCATGGGCGAACTGGTCATCGCAGCTGCACCTTCCTCGTAG
- a CDS encoding SDR family oxidoreductase, whose product MKLLDDHVVLITGGGSGLGLGVAHHCLEQGAQLAILEYDQAKVLGLKKEFGDDILVVHGDVRNIDDLRACRSQIEDRYGRLTSLIGAQGIFDGNVRLTDIPVERVGELFDEVFSINVKGYALTARIMHDLLQAEEGAIVLTASQAAFAADGGGAAYTASKGAVRSLVNQLSFEFAPRVRVNAVAPSGIASSQLRGPGALDLHESKQSDIPADAFRAMFEWSTPLQHLPAPEEYGPFYALLASRHNKVMTGQTVIADSGTLNRALMSMGQLVSSYPLA is encoded by the coding sequence ATGAAGCTGCTTGACGACCACGTCGTACTCATCACCGGCGGCGGCTCGGGCCTCGGTCTCGGCGTCGCCCACCACTGTCTCGAACAGGGCGCGCAGCTCGCGATCCTCGAGTACGACCAGGCCAAGGTACTCGGGCTGAAGAAGGAGTTCGGCGACGACATCCTCGTCGTGCACGGCGACGTACGCAACATCGACGATCTTCGTGCCTGCCGATCCCAGATCGAGGACCGCTACGGCCGGCTCACCTCCCTGATCGGCGCGCAGGGCATCTTCGACGGTAACGTCCGGCTGACCGACATTCCCGTCGAGCGCGTCGGCGAACTGTTCGACGAGGTCTTCTCGATCAACGTCAAGGGCTACGCGCTGACCGCGCGGATCATGCACGACCTGCTGCAGGCCGAGGAAGGGGCGATCGTGCTCACCGCGTCCCAGGCGGCGTTCGCAGCCGACGGCGGCGGTGCGGCCTACACGGCCAGCAAGGGGGCGGTGCGCAGCCTGGTGAACCAGCTGTCGTTCGAGTTCGCCCCGCGGGTACGGGTCAACGCCGTCGCCCCTTCGGGCATCGCGAGCAGTCAGCTCCGCGGGCCCGGCGCTCTCGACCTGCACGAGTCCAAGCAGTCGGACATTCCTGCGGACGCCTTCCGCGCGATGTTCGAATGGTCCACGCCCCTTCAGCACCTCCCCGCCCCGGAGGAGTACGGGCCCTTCTACGCACTCCTCGCATCCCGGCACAACAAGGTGATGACAGGCCAGACCGTGATCGCCGACTCTGGCACCCTGAACCGGGCCCTCATGAGCATGGGCCAGCTTGTCAGCAGCTACCCGTTGGCCTGA
- a CDS encoding NAD(P)/FAD-dependent oxidoreductase — MTGGFERVVVVGASAAGLSAADGLREAGFTGSITVLGAELHQPYDRPTMSKALLVAEEDPQLLELRSPERIEANRLDLRLGHAAAGLDVDRRYVVTTYGEALPWDAVVIACGSRPREMRSLAGEVLPALRTPEDLRVLREAAARYGEMTMIGSGFIGLEVAAGLVARGVAVTVLDALPLPLEPVLGTELATHLRDLHTARGVRFRSAVAVASVTGQPGAYEVRLTDGSVHRTPFVLTGIGAEPAVDWLAGSGIEVTGGIVTDAAGRTNVPGVWAAGDVAAFHHPLLGQRVRVEHWTHAVEQGRHIGLNIARGETTPYQGVPYFWTDQYGMRFQCYGRRRAGDRSLVVEGSLDAGEFLVLFGHAGEFHAAFACGHVRSLRDYRKLLARGGTWDEALALARTNNPVLDTTVSCTDRKERTTHEAA, encoded by the coding sequence GTGACCGGCGGCTTTGAGCGGGTCGTCGTGGTGGGAGCCTCCGCCGCCGGCCTCAGCGCCGCCGACGGCCTCCGGGAGGCCGGATTCACCGGCTCCATCACCGTCCTCGGCGCCGAGCTGCACCAGCCGTACGACCGGCCCACGATGTCGAAGGCCCTGCTTGTCGCCGAGGAGGACCCGCAACTCCTCGAACTCCGCTCTCCCGAACGCATCGAGGCGAACCGCCTCGACCTGCGTCTCGGGCACGCCGCGGCGGGGCTCGACGTCGACCGCCGCTATGTGGTGACCACGTACGGCGAGGCGCTTCCCTGGGACGCTGTGGTCATCGCCTGCGGCAGCCGCCCCCGCGAGATGAGGAGCCTCGCGGGCGAGGTACTGCCGGCCCTGCGCACCCCCGAGGACCTGCGGGTGCTGCGCGAGGCCGCGGCGCGATACGGCGAGATGACCATGATCGGCTCCGGCTTCATCGGACTGGAGGTCGCGGCCGGTCTCGTCGCGCGGGGCGTGGCGGTCACGGTCCTCGACGCGCTCCCGCTGCCGCTGGAGCCCGTACTGGGGACCGAGCTGGCCACCCATCTCCGCGACCTGCACACCGCACGCGGGGTCCGCTTCCGCAGTGCCGTCGCCGTGGCGTCGGTCACCGGACAACCAGGGGCGTACGAGGTCCGGCTCACGGACGGAAGTGTGCACCGGACCCCGTTCGTGCTGACGGGTATCGGCGCCGAACCCGCCGTCGACTGGCTGGCGGGCTCCGGGATCGAGGTGACCGGCGGGATCGTCACCGACGCCGCCGGCCGGACCAACGTGCCCGGCGTGTGGGCCGCCGGTGACGTGGCCGCGTTCCACCACCCGCTGCTGGGACAGCGCGTACGCGTGGAGCACTGGACCCATGCGGTCGAGCAGGGCCGGCACATCGGCTTGAACATCGCCCGCGGCGAGACCACGCCCTACCAGGGAGTGCCGTACTTCTGGACCGACCAGTACGGCATGCGGTTCCAGTGCTACGGCCGCCGCCGTGCGGGCGACCGCAGCCTCGTCGTCGAGGGTTCACTCGACGCGGGCGAGTTTCTCGTCCTGTTCGGCCACGCCGGCGAGTTTCACGCCGCGTTCGCCTGCGGGCATGTCCGCTCGCTGCGCGACTACCGCAAGCTGCTCGCACGCGGCGGCACCTGGGACGAGGCACTCGCGCTCGCCCGCACGAACAATCCCGTCCTCGACACCACCGTGTCGTGCACCGACCGGAAGGAACGCACCACCCATGAAGCTGCTTGA
- a CDS encoding ferredoxin, which yields MSDNLSVSLDGTRCKSYGICVSVMPDVFDTPPGSPTAVLLRDTVDADEREDLEEAARVCPAQAIALNSGPRP from the coding sequence GTGAGCGACAACCTCTCCGTCTCCCTCGACGGCACCCGCTGCAAGTCCTACGGCATCTGCGTCAGCGTCATGCCCGACGTCTTCGACACCCCGCCCGGCAGCCCGACGGCTGTTCTCCTGCGCGACACCGTCGACGCCGACGAGCGGGAGGACCTCGAAGAGGCCGCCCGCGTCTGCCCCGCACAGGCCATCGCGCTCAACTCGGGACCCAGGCCGTGA
- a CDS encoding aromatic-ring-hydroxylating dioxygenase subunit beta produces MTTTDTPRIVPPVSANPELQALATQFLALEARLLDEGREEEWYGLLDDELLYTVPIRQAAEPRSKEIDRNAFRVRDTKAHVRTRLDRLNTDHAYSEVPPSRTLRIVGSVEVEEIDRPDVIKVSSALLVYRQRGIDPHFDLIPCRRYDQLRLTPSGPRLLSREIVLTETALATPNLGVFL; encoded by the coding sequence ATGACCACGACCGACACACCCCGCATCGTCCCGCCCGTGAGCGCCAACCCCGAACTTCAGGCCTTGGCCACCCAGTTCCTGGCGCTGGAGGCCCGGCTGCTCGACGAGGGCCGCGAGGAGGAGTGGTACGGACTCCTTGACGACGAACTTCTCTACACCGTGCCGATCCGACAGGCAGCGGAACCGCGTTCCAAGGAGATTGACCGCAACGCCTTCCGGGTCCGGGACACCAAGGCCCACGTACGCACGCGCCTGGACCGGCTCAACACCGACCACGCGTACTCGGAGGTACCTCCGTCCCGCACCTTGCGCATCGTGGGCAGCGTCGAGGTCGAGGAGATCGACCGCCCCGACGTCATCAAGGTGTCGAGCGCCCTGCTGGTCTACCGCCAGCGCGGCATCGACCCGCACTTCGATCTCATCCCGTGCAGGCGCTACGACCAGCTCCGCCTCACACCGTCGGGCCCGCGCCTGCTGTCCCGCGAAATCGTGCTGACCGAAACGGCGCTGGCCACTCCGAACCTTGGAGTCTTCCTGTGA